In Camelina sativa cultivar DH55 chromosome 16, Cs, whole genome shotgun sequence, a single window of DNA contains:
- the LOC104751039 gene encoding subtilisin-like protease SBT3.4 — MQRVILNLNLNLIVVLVCFSSLLASIVMAETTGDATVSSEAKVHIVYTEKPTDEEPKTYHLRTLSSALGSEEAANDALIYSYREAASGFSAKLTPEQVAEISKQPGVIQVVPSQTYQLHKPVGGASMLT, encoded by the exons ATGCAAAGGGTCatcctcaacctcaacctcaacctcatcGTCGTCCTCGTCTGCTTCTCATCGCTTCTCGCTTCGATCGTCATGGCTGAGACTACTGGAGATGCAACGGTATCGTCTGAAGCGAAGGTTCACATCGTTTACACCGAGAAACCCACCGATGAGGAGCCTAAAACCTATCATCTCCGTACCCTTTCCTCTGCTCTCGGCAG TGAGGAAGCTGCAAATGATGCTCTGATCTACAGTTACAGGGAAGCTGCTTCTGGCTTTTCAGCTAAGCTCACTCCTGAGCAAGTCGCTGAGATCTCCA AGCAACCAGGTGTGATTCAAGTTGTGCCAAGCCAGACTTATCAGC